The following are encoded in a window of Limibacter armeniacum genomic DNA:
- a CDS encoding NAD-dependent epimerase/dehydratase family protein — protein sequence MNKEGKILVIGACGQLGTELVEELRKRNGVENVIASDIADVTPALEGGPFLKLDVLNADQVNKTIEDNGIVEVFHLAAILSAKGETMPLKAWDINMNGLMNILEAARTYKLKVFWPSSIAVFGLNTPKDLTPQDTVMQPNTVYGMSKLAGELWCQYYFEKYGVDVRSIRYPGLIGWKSLPGGGTTDYAVDIFHKALAGDKFECFLSEKTGLPMMYMPDAVRGTLELMDADAERLTVRTSYNLSGMSFTPEGIFAELKKHFPEFEIEYKPDFRQAIADSWPSSIDDAQASKDWDWQPEYDLSKMSEDIITNLKKISFQEA from the coding sequence ATGAACAAAGAGGGAAAAATCCTTGTGATTGGTGCTTGTGGCCAGCTTGGCACCGAACTGGTAGAAGAGCTGAGAAAAAGAAATGGTGTTGAGAACGTAATCGCTTCAGACATTGCTGATGTTACACCAGCATTGGAAGGAGGACCATTCTTAAAGCTTGATGTGCTTAATGCAGACCAGGTGAACAAGACTATTGAAGATAATGGGATCGTAGAGGTATTCCATTTGGCTGCTATCCTTTCAGCTAAAGGAGAGACAATGCCACTGAAGGCATGGGATATCAACATGAATGGCTTGATGAACATTCTTGAGGCTGCCCGTACCTACAAGCTGAAAGTTTTTTGGCCAAGCTCAATTGCAGTTTTTGGTCTGAATACACCAAAAGATTTGACACCGCAAGACACTGTAATGCAGCCAAACACAGTTTACGGTATGAGTAAACTGGCAGGTGAGCTTTGGTGCCAGTATTATTTTGAGAAATATGGTGTTGATGTGCGCAGTATCAGATACCCAGGTCTAATCGGATGGAAATCTCTTCCAGGTGGAGGTACAACAGACTATGCGGTTGATATCTTCCACAAAGCATTGGCAGGGGATAAGTTTGAGTGTTTCCTTTCAGAAAAGACTGGACTTCCAATGATGTATATGCCAGATGCTGTTCGTGGTACATTGGAGTTAATGGATGCTGATGCTGAAAGGCTGACAGTTCGTACTTCTTATAACCTGAGTGGTATGAGTTTTACACCAGAAGGAATTTTTGCTGAACTGAAAAAACATTTCCCTGAGTTTGAAATCGAGTACAAGCCAGACTTCAGACAGGCAATTGCAGATTCTTGGCCTTCTAGTATTGATGATGCACAAGCATCTAAAGACTGGGATTGGCAACCTGAATATGATTTGTCGAAAATGTCAGAGGACATTATCACCAATCTAAAAAAAATCTCTTTTCAGGAGGCTTAA
- a CDS encoding PP2C family protein-serine/threonine phosphatase, giving the protein MTLNQPDNHLIEGHDQSVNQLEFKIFKFSSLTGACVAIAGGVIPSFFKNYQHVLILYLSLTDVLVFTSIFLFAVFKKVYKSLETPFIAYLIFSISVHFVISRGHVGTMPYVQLMAVPLIIATVRKERLHFWLATFFSITIVLHLISHLKHEWIFVHDNSSPFIMTQLTVFLLCMLTTSIAVLVLKYNYQAAHRMAIIKRQRLEQQQQLLVSQKHKINRAFDSITESIRYAKRIQHTLLPSEDDIHDLFPESFVFFQPKDIVSGDFYWFTQLEDNLKIMVVADCTGHGVPGAFMSVLGHVFLDHIVNIQNTTSPAEILELLDQKVKTTLKQEGKSSTNDGMEVAICALDSDAKTLTFAGAKMPLYYIQNGESYLIRGSKRSIGSNPRGHINYEEHTISVEAPTCCYIYSDGFQDQFGGPRNKKFLSKNLRELISENCEKDMEDQEFEIVNTFLDWKGGQLQVDDVLIVGFRADLA; this is encoded by the coding sequence ATGACATTGAATCAACCTGACAATCACCTGATTGAGGGGCACGATCAATCGGTTAACCAACTTGAATTTAAGATCTTTAAATTCTCAAGTCTTACTGGTGCCTGTGTTGCTATAGCTGGAGGCGTAATTCCGTCTTTCTTTAAAAACTATCAGCATGTATTAATCCTTTACCTATCATTAACTGATGTATTAGTTTTCACCTCTATTTTCCTGTTTGCAGTCTTTAAGAAAGTTTACAAATCACTAGAAACACCCTTTATCGCCTACCTAATCTTCAGCATTTCTGTCCACTTTGTTATTTCACGTGGACATGTTGGTACAATGCCTTATGTACAGCTTATGGCTGTTCCCCTGATTATTGCGACAGTCAGAAAGGAAAGGCTTCACTTCTGGTTGGCCACCTTTTTCAGTATTACCATTGTACTGCACTTAATCAGTCACCTGAAACATGAGTGGATATTTGTCCATGACAACTCCTCTCCGTTTATCATGACACAACTGACTGTATTCTTGTTGTGCATGCTAACTACATCAATCGCTGTTTTGGTGCTCAAATACAATTATCAGGCAGCTCACAGGATGGCAATCATCAAACGCCAACGGCTAGAACAGCAACAGCAACTGCTCGTTTCTCAGAAACATAAAATCAACCGAGCGTTTGATTCCATTACAGAGAGCATCAGGTATGCCAAAAGAATACAGCATACGCTGTTGCCATCCGAGGATGATATACATGACCTTTTTCCTGAAAGCTTTGTTTTCTTTCAGCCAAAAGATATCGTCAGTGGTGACTTCTATTGGTTTACCCAATTGGAGGATAACCTCAAGATAATGGTTGTGGCAGACTGCACAGGACATGGGGTACCCGGTGCATTTATGTCAGTACTAGGGCATGTATTTCTTGACCACATTGTCAATATTCAAAATACTACTTCCCCTGCCGAGATACTGGAACTGTTGGATCAAAAGGTTAAAACCACGCTCAAGCAAGAAGGTAAGTCATCTACCAATGATGGAATGGAAGTGGCGATCTGCGCCCTTGACTCAGACGCCAAAACACTCACCTTTGCAGGAGCAAAGATGCCGCTGTATTATATCCAAAATGGAGAGAGTTACCTGATAAGAGGGTCTAAACGAAGTATAGGTAGCAATCCACGGGGACATATCAACTATGAAGAACATACCATTTCAGTAGAAGCCCCTACCTGTTGCTACATCTATTCTGACGGCTTTCAGGATCAGTTTGGAGGACCTCGAAACAAAAAGTTTCTATCCAAAAACCTGAGGGAGCTGATTTCTGAAAACTGTGAAAAGGATATGGAAGATCAGGAATTTGAAATCGTCAATACTTTTCTGGACTGGAAAGGCGGACAACTCCAAGTGGATGATGTCCTTATTGTTGGTTTCAGAGCCGACTTGGCATAA
- a CDS encoding ABC transporter ATP-binding protein — MALIRTVELCKSYTNFDVDTLALNHINFSIDEGEFVSIMGPSGCGKSTLLNLLGLLDTPSSGEIYFMGKEVSKASSRKRAQLRREHIGFVFQNFNLIDELTVFENIELPLLYQRISPSERKRRVDRIMERLQIAHKRDFFPAQISGGQQQRVAVARAVVTRPKLILADEPTGNLDSTRGREVMEMLVQLNELGTSIVMVTHSNAASDYSNRVIHLFDGQIVTENLMKNQ, encoded by the coding sequence ATGGCACTTATCCGCACAGTGGAATTGTGTAAATCATATACAAACTTCGACGTAGATACTTTGGCACTCAACCACATCAATTTCAGTATTGATGAAGGTGAGTTTGTAAGTATTATGGGTCCCTCTGGATGTGGGAAATCTACTTTGCTCAACCTGTTAGGGCTTTTGGATACCCCCAGCTCGGGTGAAATTTATTTTATGGGCAAAGAAGTTTCAAAGGCTAGTTCAAGAAAAAGAGCCCAACTCAGACGGGAACATATTGGCTTTGTATTTCAGAATTTCAACCTCATAGATGAATTGACTGTATTTGAAAATATTGAGCTACCACTATTATATCAGCGTATTTCTCCTTCTGAAAGGAAAAGACGTGTTGACCGTATTATGGAGCGACTTCAAATAGCACATAAGCGTGATTTCTTTCCTGCCCAAATTTCCGGGGGTCAACAACAGCGTGTTGCAGTTGCAAGGGCTGTCGTTACCAGACCCAAACTGATTCTGGCAGATGAGCCTACAGGTAACCTAGACTCTACCCGAGGCAGGGAAGTGATGGAAATGCTTGTTCAGCTCAATGAGTTAGGAACGTCAATAGTCATGGTGACACACTCAAATGCTGCATCTGATTACAGCAACAGGGTCATCCATCTTTTTGATGGACAAATTGTGACAGAAAACCTGATGAAAAACCAATAA
- a CDS encoding M15 family metallopeptidase produces MMKQLLLTLLLFPFLLNASAQEVSDTTFVDLSELSNAFAYDMRYATENNFLKEQVYDCPKCLLRKEAADALIKANELFREKGYRIKLFDCYRPLDIQKKMWEIYPNATYVANPYKSGSIHNRGLAVDLTIEKLDGTSVEMGTDFDFFGEAAHHDYNKLPYEVIENRLLLKNTLESVGFRPISSEWWHYNFNSPNKYVPANTPLDCN; encoded by the coding sequence ATGATGAAACAATTGCTACTGACACTACTGCTTTTTCCTTTTTTACTGAATGCTTCCGCACAAGAAGTATCTGACACTACTTTTGTGGACTTGTCTGAACTGAGTAACGCCTTTGCATACGATATGCGTTATGCTACTGAAAACAACTTCCTAAAAGAACAGGTGTATGATTGTCCGAAATGCCTATTGCGCAAAGAAGCCGCCGATGCATTGATCAAGGCTAATGAGTTATTTAGGGAGAAAGGTTACCGTATCAAGTTATTTGATTGCTACAGACCACTGGACATTCAAAAAAAGATGTGGGAAATATATCCCAATGCCACTTATGTTGCCAACCCATATAAGAGTGGTTCTATCCATAACCGTGGGCTTGCCGTTGACCTGACAATTGAAAAGCTGGATGGTACGTCAGTAGAGATGGGGACTGACTTTGACTTTTTTGGTGAAGCAGCTCACCATGATTACAACAAATTACCCTACGAAGTTATTGAAAACCGATTATTACTAAAAAACACATTAGAAAGTGTTGGTTTCAGACCTATTTCCTCTGAATGGTGGCATTACAACTTTAACAGTCCTAACAAGTATGTCCCCGCCAATACACCTTTAGATTGTAACTAA
- a CDS encoding ABC transporter permease, which yields MLRSYLIIALRNLSKHKVYSLVNILGLSVGIAFFTLLFLIVRYELSYDLFNQKQDRIYRVVELIDKDGMGEHSASMPYAFGETLLEEYGDYVESVVRIFNMQTTSHTVEYEEQYQTEPNVFFADRSFFDVFDFPLKAGDPDSVLSKPNQVVISEYAAKKYFDNADPIGKTITVDGIYQAVVTGVVSGNHSPSHLDFDFLLSFSTITTNYPKYKHHLQKSWSWNPCWTYIVLKKDKAPEELEYYFTSIIEEKYPDPIRDYVYVYLQPLREIHLSSDLDYEISQNGDIAYIYIFSGIALLILLLAGINFTNLSTARYSTRVREVGIRKAIGADRQELVDQFLTEAVLISFISMFFALIFVELLLPALSFFGDKQMNLYEVNKVVVIASVFGSGILVGLLSSIYPAYYLVKFHPAEMLSNNEKWGQSSRLFRKLTVIFLFTISVFLLMSSFVSWKQLHFLMTAPLGFESKKIIVVPLGEMKEDGSYKELKKNLLELEEVSSVTAMDQVIGASHQTRSFIPSESNSDLSSILVPTLTVRDDFLKTFNIKLVSGRNFSEEDSAGGKEIMINTAMTEYLGYDSPKQALGHAFHTLWGNEKIIGVVENFNFRSLHNKPGPMVIFVDRKPESRAFNTNYMAIKLKDGFQFDKEAIKKIKKVWSLAAPYREMNYFYLRDKINMHYFKEMRLAKVSFFFSLVGIFIACLGLFGMSFFIMNHRKKEVAIRKAMGASDLEIMILLSKEFFALVSVAILLAWPVTYFILNNWLKQFPFNVDIGISTFITSALIAYLTTILTVSYYTIKAGIRNPIRDLGSEG from the coding sequence ATGCTGAGGAGTTACTTGATCATAGCACTACGGAACTTGTCCAAGCACAAGGTTTATTCACTGGTAAACATCTTGGGTCTTTCTGTAGGTATTGCATTTTTCACCTTGCTATTTCTGATTGTAAGGTATGAGTTGAGCTATGACCTTTTCAACCAAAAGCAGGACCGTATTTACAGAGTCGTTGAGCTGATTGATAAAGACGGGATGGGAGAACATTCTGCCAGCATGCCGTATGCTTTTGGAGAAACACTCTTGGAGGAATATGGAGATTATGTAGAGTCCGTTGTTCGCATATTCAATATGCAGACTACCTCACACACAGTAGAATATGAGGAGCAGTATCAAACTGAGCCAAATGTATTCTTTGCTGACCGTTCTTTCTTTGATGTGTTTGATTTCCCATTAAAGGCTGGAGATCCTGACTCAGTTCTTTCAAAGCCCAACCAAGTTGTCATTTCAGAGTATGCCGCAAAAAAATACTTTGACAATGCTGATCCCATAGGGAAAACAATTACAGTTGACGGTATCTATCAAGCAGTTGTGACAGGAGTTGTCTCTGGCAACCATTCTCCATCTCATTTGGACTTTGACTTTTTGCTATCATTTAGCACAATTACAACCAACTACCCTAAGTATAAGCATCACCTTCAGAAAAGTTGGAGCTGGAACCCTTGTTGGACCTATATTGTACTCAAAAAAGACAAAGCCCCTGAAGAACTTGAATATTATTTCACCTCAATCATAGAAGAAAAGTATCCGGACCCAATTAGGGATTATGTATACGTCTACTTGCAACCATTGAGGGAAATCCACCTTTCCTCTGACCTTGACTATGAAATATCTCAGAATGGAGACATAGCTTACATCTATATATTTTCAGGAATTGCCCTACTCATACTTTTACTTGCTGGTATCAACTTTACAAACCTATCTACAGCGAGGTACTCGACCAGAGTAAGAGAAGTCGGGATTCGAAAAGCCATTGGCGCTGACCGTCAAGAGCTTGTTGACCAGTTCCTAACTGAAGCGGTTCTGATCAGCTTTATTTCCATGTTCTTTGCTCTGATCTTTGTTGAACTTCTGCTTCCTGCACTCAGCTTTTTTGGAGATAAACAGATGAACCTGTATGAAGTCAACAAAGTAGTAGTTATCGCTAGTGTTTTTGGGTCTGGTATTTTGGTAGGACTGCTCTCAAGCATTTACCCTGCCTATTACCTTGTGAAGTTTCACCCTGCCGAGATGCTTTCCAACAATGAAAAGTGGGGACAAAGCAGTCGTCTATTCAGAAAACTGACAGTTATATTCCTATTCACTATCTCTGTATTCCTGCTGATGAGTTCATTTGTGAGCTGGAAACAACTACACTTCCTAATGACTGCCCCATTAGGTTTTGAAAGCAAGAAAATTATTGTAGTTCCACTAGGGGAAATGAAAGAGGACGGCTCATACAAAGAGTTGAAAAAAAATCTCCTTGAACTGGAAGAAGTTAGTTCCGTTACAGCTATGGACCAAGTAATTGGTGCATCTCACCAAACACGCTCTTTTATTCCAAGTGAATCGAACAGCGACCTTTCATCCATTCTTGTTCCTACCCTGACTGTAAGGGACGATTTCCTGAAAACATTTAATATCAAACTAGTATCAGGGCGCAACTTCAGTGAAGAAGATAGTGCTGGTGGTAAAGAAATCATGATCAATACCGCCATGACCGAATACCTGGGGTACGACTCACCTAAACAGGCTTTAGGACATGCATTCCATACTTTGTGGGGAAATGAAAAAATCATTGGCGTAGTAGAAAACTTTAACTTCAGGTCTCTTCACAACAAACCTGGCCCTATGGTTATTTTCGTGGATAGAAAACCTGAATCAAGAGCATTCAACACAAACTACATGGCGATCAAATTGAAAGATGGTTTTCAGTTTGACAAAGAAGCGATCAAAAAGATCAAAAAGGTTTGGAGTCTGGCTGCACCATACAGAGAAATGAATTACTTCTATCTGCGGGATAAGATTAATATGCATTATTTCAAAGAAATGCGACTCGCTAAAGTTTCATTCTTCTTCTCTTTAGTCGGAATCTTTATTGCTTGCCTTGGTCTGTTTGGCATGTCCTTCTTTATCATGAATCACAGGAAGAAAGAAGTAGCAATCAGAAAAGCAATGGGTGCCTCTGATTTGGAAATCATGATCCTACTTTCCAAAGAATTTTTCGCACTAGTCAGTGTCGCTATTTTACTGGCATGGCCTGTTACATACTTTATTCTGAACAATTGGCTAAAACAATTCCCTTTCAACGTTGACATTGGAATTAGCACTTTTATTACCAGTGCGCTGATTGCATATCTCACTACAATTCTAACAGTAAGTTATTATACTATTAAGGCTGGTATCCGTAATCCGATTAGAGATCTTGGTAGTGAAGGGTAA